CAGAATTAGCCATCCCCAGGAAATGCCTCCCTCCGGTCCAGGCAGGGATCCCAGCATACACACCCCTggagtgtgtgtgttgggggtggggggtgtagTGGAATGCTTCCTCCTCTCCAGGCCAGGGAAGAGATCTAGGGACCACCTGGGGGCCCTCACCCCTCCCAACTCCTTGCTGGGGAAGTGCCCAGTTCAGTGCCCCTTCCATGGCTACCTCCCTCCCCCTAGCTGTGCTGGGGCATGAATCAGCGCTCACAGCTTGTTAAAGTTAGACCTCTTGTTTTCATGCCCTCACCTCAGGAAACAGAGTTACAGCTTTTCCAGCTCTGCTCAGCAGGGGGCCAGGGTCCTCACTTTATAAACATCCCCAAGCCTATGAGAGCAGAGGGCACTGAGATGGTATGAGAAAGGAGcccaagggagagagaaagaaacgcaaggaaagaaacaaagaaaagccaAGGAGACAGAAGCCACAAAGGGTCCAAGAGGGCTGTGCTGAAGGAATGACCCTAAGGATGCTCTGGGCTGGACGGGCCAAGGGGACCCTGGGAAGCCAGGGGATCATCTGCTTGGTGATGTCTCTACTCTTCCAGTACCCAGGAGTTCACAGCAAGTGCTACTTCCAAGCTCAAGGTAAAGCTGGGGGAGGTGTCAGGAAAGGACAGGAGCGGAAAGAGTTGGGGTGAAGGGCTTAGTGATGATCCTGTGTCAGAGTGGCAGAATATCTAAACTCTCTCCAGCTCTaaagcagaaaaggaaaactaaatATGGGAGAGTATGCTCTTACTGTCTTCCACCCCAGATAAGAAGGGATTTTGTCTACCTCTACCACTCCCACATACACTAACATTTCTCATTTTTCCCTAGCTCCCTGTCACTATGAAGGGAAATATTTTACCCTGGGTGAGTCTTGGCTCCGCAAGGACTGTTTCCATTGCACCTGTCTGCATCCCGTCGGTGTGGGCTGCTGTGACACGTAAGTGACCAAGGATGGCCAGAGACATGAGTGCCTAAGGGATGGCCAGGGAGTGACTAGATTGCCGTGATGTGAGAATGAACAGAGCAGCAGTATGAGACAGCCAAACCTGAAGGTACCAACAACAGCATGAAAGATAAGCCATCAGGCTACAAAGTGGACAAGGGTGTATCTGGAAGGAAAATATTCCTGTCATGAAATGAAAAAGTCCATATATGGTAGGCTAGAGCTTAGTGAGGGGGAGCAGGAAAGCAATGAAGGAAGATATGGGAGGAATGCTGGGAGAGAGGGATGTGGAGCAGAGATAGAGGCGGTCCTTCACTCTGTTGACTCCTTCCCTATCCTTTGGTTCCTTAGGTCCCAGCATCCCATCGACTTCCCCGCTGGATGTGAGGTACGTCAGGAGGCAGGAACCTGCCAATTCTCCCTGGTGCAAAAATCTGACCCTCGGCTGCCCTGCAAAGGGGGAGGACCCAACCTAGAGTGGGGCTCGGCTAACACTCCTGATCCTGGGGCTCCTGCTCCCCACTCCAGTTAAACTCATCTGATCACCCTTCTGCTGACTGCccactgctgctgccacttctaGGGAAACCACTAGTAGCTGCCAATTTATTCTGAATAAATAAGTTAATGCTACAGCTGAAAGTCTGCCTCTCATTGTCCATGCCATTGGGCCCCAGGTGGGAAAAGTGGGCCCTACTAGAGTCCAGGTGCTGGGTTCCCAGTATCCTGAAGACAAGTATGCAGTTGGGCCAGTTTCAGATGGTTATGGTGCTAGTGCTGGGGCCTGGGGCAGCATATGAGGCCAGGGTGGGGCTCGTAGGCAGCACCTTGATGGGGAGGTCCCAGCTGAAGGTGTCTACAGGCACTTGCTCAGGCCCTGTCCAGGTGGCAGGCTCAGGCTGTTCCATGGGGGGTAGGAGTACCAAACCTGGTTCTCGGGATGTGACAAATTCAAAATGCAGTCGCCACTTTAgagacactggaaaaaaaaaaaagacatagataGAAGCATTAGAAGCCAACAGGACTAAAAGCCAATGACAGGATGTAGTTAGTGAATGAAAAACTTTATTCAGAAAGAGAAGAAGTCACAGCGCAGGGAGCTAGGTTCAAGGGTTTTTCTGGAGAAATCTTGTATGTAAGCCAAAGAAGTCAGATAAGGAAAACAGTGTCAAGTACCTAATAACCCCAGAGTAGGACAATCAAGACTAGGTAGCTTTAAGTGCTGGGGGATCCAGTGCATCACAGGGTTCCAACACGTAGGTGTGGGGAAGGAACTCTGCAGAGCTGTTAAGAGTTTAGGggtcttctgttggcccaggacaggaacaattcctgaagccaactcttcagacatggattggactggacaatgggtcagagagggatgctggtgaggagtgagcttcttggattaggtggacacttgagactatgttggcatctcctgcccggaggggagatgagagggtggagggggttagaagctggtgaaatggacacgaaaacagagagtggagggagagagcgggctgtctcattagggggagagtaattgggagtgtgtagcaaggtgtatacgggtttttgtgtgagacactgacttgatttgtaaactttcacttaaagcacaataaaaattatttaaaaaaaaaaaagaatttagggGTCAGTGAGTCTAGGAAACAGGAGTAGAGGTTGAAGAAAGGTTTCAGGAAGAGACCGGATGCAGGTATGTCTGATGGTGTGTTACAAATCAGGATCCCTTATGCTCTACCTAAGCATAGCATTTGACTTGCTTTCTTCCACCCCTCACCCCATCTCCATAGTGATCACAGTCTCACCAATTGCTGTGCAGAAGCCTGGAGTGGAGCTGAGAGGAATGGGGAGGGAGAAGCTGGTTCTGGTTGTATGCAGGCAGGACTCCTGATGCCGGGCATGAGTCACATGGGACACAGAAGGGGCACCCCCTGTCCCACGACGCCGCTGGTACTCAGGCTGTACCCGCTCCTCAGTCTGTAAGCTTACTGAAAACTGGGAGCAAGGAGAAAGGTGCAGGCTAGCAGGCATTTGGAAGTGCTGACTGTAGGTGAGAGGGCAGCCCAACCTCAAGCTGTTTAACCCATCAGAGGGACCCGGGGTGAACACACTACCCACTTCTACATACTACCCCTCTTCATGCACGCCCTTCTCCTCCTTCCATCCTAGCCCTCCAGGCCCAGTATCCCAGAAGCCCCTCTCTCCTCTCACCTGCAAACAAGCTACGGTTCCTTCCCCTAAGTTTAAAGTTCCCACCACGTCCTCGCCGAGTCTGTATACAGATTTGAATATGCCAAATGTCCCAACTTTCCCTCGGCCATCACTGATGTTGTACAGATCTGGGGAGAATGGGAAGCTGTAAGCCTGAAGCCCACACTGGCAATGCCCAAGACTGGAAACATGGGGCCAAAAGGTGGAGCTTTTCTTTATAACCTGATGTGAGATATCAATGGATCCTCACTGATGAACACAGAAGTTAGAAAAAACTCTCTCTGAGACAAGAATACTATAAGGGTGGGGTAAGGTGGGACAGTTCAGAAAGGATTCTCACGGAGGCTGCGGCAGGATGTGGCAGCCATGAGGCGCTCCCCAACCAATTCAGCTAGCCATGAATCCTTCTTTCCACCTTCATCCTCTTCCAGGAATGGACTGGATGGGGCTACAGCCTCATCCTGGGGAAACCGGACATCCTGAAGGCCTAGGGAGAGAGCGAGTGGGGAGGTAATGCTGGGAGGGAACAGAAATGAGAGCAGAAGTTAGGGTTTTAGACTGCAACCTGAGAGGAATGAAAGTAAGAAAAGACACTCATGTCAGCTTATTCTCCAGAATCCTACCTCCCCAATTCCCTGTCATCTTCATTAAGACCAAGAAACTTCCCTTCCTCCCCTTCACAAGCCCCCTAAGACCATTTCTGCTTTGGTGAGGCTCTTCCCCAGCCCTTCCCCCCAGGGCCCCTTACTTACCAGTCAGCACAAGAACCCTCAAAGGGACCCTGAGTAAAGTGATCGGGGAGTTGACACGCTGGCAGCCAATGGTCAGTTTGTAGACATACTTGACTGACTGACCCCGAAAGGAGGGTGGTCCCTCTATGGGCAGCACTTCACTGTAGGAGTCTGATTGGGAAGCAGTAGTCAGGGCAGCCAGAGGCAGCCAGAGGAGGCCTCCCTCCAGGAGACTTAGAAGGCGATCCAGAGGCGGGGGGCAGTCACTCACATGATTTGGACTCTCCAGGTTCTAGCCTCAAGTCACAGAACAGGATTTTTGGTGGAGTAGAAAGGATACATTGACCCCTCTCTCCTAGAAGAGGTAAGATGGACAGAAATGTCATGACCCTGCTGTTTAGTACTGGGCAAGGCTAGCACAGCAAGTTGGGGCAGTGAAGCACTGCTAACAAAGGGCACCTCAAGCTAAGCTACCTTTCTTTTCCTGGTGTGAGATAGGAACATAGTCTTTAGACCCCTAAAGAGGTAATTTCAttcccctaattttttttttttttacatccccAATGTGACAGGGACCATACAACCCAAATGAACAATTTAACAATTTCACCCTTAGACGACAATGGCTCCATCCCCCTCCAGAGGTAAATGCCCCATCTCTAACCTCGGTGAGGCAGAAAGACAGTCTGGCTCTCAGGCTGGACATCTGGCTGACTGGAATCAGGGGGAGGCAGTTCCACTCGGCTCTCACTGGCATGGAACTGACAGTGGATTTGGGCACTAGCCCAGGCCAGAGCCTCACTATGGAAAGAGGACAAGGAGGCATCAGAAGGTAGTCCCTGACCTCACAAATGCTCTTCCAACTACCTACCACAGTCAGAGGACACCAACAAGGTGAGGTGGCAGTCCCAGCGATCAGGAAATACAGAACCCCCAAGAGAAACCATTAAACAAAGAAAAGTATACAGTGGTATAAAGGgcatgggggagggggaaggagtgCTATGTCATCCGCATCTTCTGTTAAATAGCCCTTGCCTACGATGAGAGAACAATGAGCGAGAAGGTCGTGGTGTAGCTAGCTGCAGGACAACCTGAGCTCCCGCCTGGCACTACAGATACCAGGCTCCCCTCcagagtcgaaatcgactcggcggcactgggttgggtttttctCCCGTAAGGACcaccttcttccttcagtaccagcatCCCCACCTGGATGCTGAAGTAGCcgtgggggggagggggttggTGACGGTCACCACACATTCCAGCGCCTCCCCCGCCAGAAACACAGGTCCCCGGCTCAGCTCTGCTACCACTTCAATCATGGCAGCTCCGGAATCAGATCTAGAGGGAAATAAGGGCGATCGGAGGTCAGCACCACGGCAAGGATGTCTGAGGCCCGTACCCGGGTGTGAGGCCTGAGGAGGTGGGCGGTCAGCATCACAGTGCGGGTGCCGGAGAAAAGCGGCGGATTTGAGGAGTGGGCAGGCGGACGGGAGGCACGAACGGGTGGCACCGGCCCCAGTACTGCCTAGGGGGAAGGCGTCGCTCTGGGTCGCAGACCCCCGGCCCTCTCCCCTACCTGCCGGGAGCCCCAGGCCGGCCTCCGTCCCCCTTCCCTAAAGTTCCACGTCCCCGCCCGAGGCCATGGCTGCCCGCCCCTCCACGCCCCTAGGCCGGGCACCTCGCACGGTCGAAACCGGAGGTCTCGGCACACCGAGGCCTCACCTGCCCGGCCTCCCAGGACCGGGCCGGGTGAGCCGCCGAGTCCGCGGCGTCGGCAGCGGGGCAGAGGCGGGACTTCCCTTCGGCCCCCCCACCGAGCCCCTTCCGGCCGGAAGTGCCCGCAGGGCCGGACCGGAAGGGGCCCGAGTGCTCCCGGCGCCGAGGGTCACCTTCCCACGGGCCCCAGCCGGGCGCGGAGGCTGCTCCTGAGGCCCGCCGGCGGGATCCGGCGCCCAGCCCTGGAGGCCCTGGTGCGGCGGCTGAGGGACCGGGCAGTCCtggcccccggcccgccccggccgcCCAGCGAGCTCCCGGGCAGGTCCCGGGGGCGGTGCCTTGCGGGCTGGCGCCGGGACTCCTCCCCTCTCCGCGGGCCCAGCCGCCCTTAGGGCGGGCGCTCTGATCGCCGCGGCCCAACGAGGATGAGTCCCGACCCTTCTTCCCCAGGACCTAGCGAGACGACCAAGGGAGAGCCCGAGGCGGCTTCATTGCTGTTGCCGCCGCCGTTGCAGCAACAGCTCCTCGGTTTCGCAGAGGCAGTAGCTCACCTCAGCTTTCCCCAGCACCTGGCCCTCcgggacggcacctaacaacaaccggcGTCCGGTTCTGGACTTGGCTGGCGAGATACTTTGTTCCAGAGGGCGCGGGACCAGGGCCCATCGAGGTCGTGGGGACCCAGGGTACTGGGAGTATGGAAACCAGCATCCCAGCCTCGGAGCAGACCAGCTGCGGCAAAGAGGATCCGCGGGTTTGTTGCTTTGAAGATACTGGAGGAGCTGAGGCCGTGCAGGTTGCGGATTGTGAGAACCCTGAAGACAGTCGACCCCAAGATGAGCCGGGCTGCTGCAACCCGGAGAACTCTGGGCAGCTAATGGCTTCCTATGAGGGTAAAGCTAAAGGATACCTGGTGCCTCCCTTTGGCTGGCGCATCTGCCTAGCTCATGAGTTTGCAGAGAAGAGGAAACCCTTTGATGCCAACAACATCTCCTTAAGCAACATGATAAAGCTTGTGGGCGTGGGCTTCAGGTGAGTACACCCCATTGCTTAGAGAACCTTTGGCTTCACTTTGTTCCAGCACAAGGCTTCCAGCAGAAGTGGAAAGGGGTGAGAAACAGGTGGGCTCCTTGTCCCATCAGGTGGCCCCTATCCCCAGCATATTCTAGGTTCATGGTTTTGGAGAGTGAGACCAGGTCACATGTCTTTGCAACCCCCTTCCTCCCAGCATCTTCTTGTCTTTTCAGCGAAAAAGAATAGGAACATCGGGGCCTGCAGTCACCCTCACACATACTCTCTTCTCCTTGGGATAagctatacaggcagtccccggttACGTCCAACTTACAGACAACTTGTACTCAAGAACAGACTGCTATAAAGCCAATTGCATTTAAAATTTGAGTTCAATACAACGGTGCATAATAAAGAGCTCAGGCACCACTCTCTCCTGTATGGCACCATATGTAGTTATTATTACTGTAATATTATTTTTCAGTGTATTTGGatgtgtttcttaagtgttttatgtgcataaaaaggtaaaatatatactaagaCACACGTCTGACTGATACTGAATAAAATAAGAATCATGTACCTGTTTTCATTTActtacaaactcaacttaaagacagacagGAATGGATCTCGTTTGTAACCTGGGGCCCCTCTGTACTTTGTGGCAAAGTAGGAAAAGATAGTGTAGCTGCTGTAGTACTGACACAATGTTATTTTTTTGTGAGAGGGAGGTTCTCAGATTCCCCTGAGCTTCTGAGGCAGGCTTTGTACCTCATTTAGGCACACCATGTCCCATCCACTTCTTTCCTTGTCAAGCTTTAGCTCTAGGGAATGGGTGAGAGCCTGCCAGCTCTCAACCCCAAGGAGGGGTGAAGAGAGCTGTGGGTCACTCTATCCTGGGATAGACAGCctctgatataaaaaaaaagaagacttctGACCAGAGTGCCACTGCCATAGATGTCCCCCAGAGCTCTTGGTAAGTCTTCCAGAGCCTGCTCTGTTTCCCCCTCTAGATCCCTCCAGATAGATCCCCACTGAGTTCCAAGACTAGTGATGAGGAACCAGACCTATTAACAGGAGCAGGTGGATATGAAGACAGAAAGCATCACCTTGAGGTCATCCTGAGTCAGTCCACACAGGAAACACAGCTTAGGAGGGAGGCATAAAGGTTGGGAAACCCAGCTCCGACAACCCCTAAGTAGGGGACCTTTCACTTCTCCAGGCCAGCGCTATGGGGTTGGGGGTGAGGAGGCCATTTGCCTTACCCCAGCGCTAGGCAGTAGGAAGGATCAGAACTGCCTGGATATCTGGCTTCTTGGCTAATTCCTGTGGGTGGCCTGTACCAGAGAAAAATCATCCCTCCGGGCTTCTTCTGAAGCTGACCCAGCCCAACATTGACCTGAAAGCCTTTGGGTGAAAATAGAGTCTAGGGCCAGGACACTGAGAGAAGCACAGTGTGGTACATGTGGTGGGAACAATGAGGTCAAGAACTAGTGGGCATCAAGCCTCCCTCAGCTCCTGAGTCATAGAGGCCTGAAGCAGTGCTCAGCCCCCTGGACCTTGGCTCCCTATACCAGGATAGGGTGGGCGTCACTGACATAGGGCTTTTGGAATGGGATGAGGTCCTGCATTGAAGTGAGAGCAGGAGTGAGACAAGGAAAAATTCTGGATAATCCAGAGTTGAGGctgaagttataaaaaaaaaaaaaaagaagttatagAGTAGGCCAAATAGGCCAGGAATGGCCAGCTGCTAGATTGAGTGAGAGAGAAGTAGACCCTAAGAGGGAGTTGAGATGGAGACACTCCCAGAAAGCTCCAACAAGACAGAGTTCTCAGGCTTCAGTATGGTAAGAGCTCAATTTTGATCTCTTTTCCAGCTGgagcattcattcaataaatactgagTGCTTACTCTAGACTCCTTTGttctgctaaggagccctggttgtgtagtggttaagtacttggctgctaaccaaaaggctagtggtttgaactgaccagctgctctgtgagagaaagatgtggcagtctgctactctaaacttggaaactctaagggagcagctctacttactccgtccaatagggttgctatgaatcggaatctgcttgctgggcaatgggttttgttctgCCTGTCCTCAGcatttcttctccctccctcccttcaccAATCCTTCCTTCTAGACTCTAGTTTCAAAGTCCAGTTTCTTCTGAGCTGCCTGAGAGAATTTTCAGCCTTTGCATCATCTCATCTTTtgtcttctctccctctcctttacCCCCAGAATCTGCTTTCCCTGTTCTTTAATCACATTTTCCCTCCCCTCTTGTCTTTTATCTCTGTTATGCCCTATTGTTtgtacattcattcatttgtaaatacagcaaatatttattgactgcagACCATGGAACCTCCCCTGGACATGGAGCTGTAGGTAATATTCAGCTAGCCAATGTCACTGTCTTTTTCTTTAAGGAACCTAAAAGTCTGTCAGACTCATGTGAGGAACATTGAAATAACAAGGCAGTGTTTGATTAGGAGTTGAGATACTCTCTGTACAAGTATTAATCGTACCTAGCACAGGTATTCCACTTTATGGCTTTCTTACCCATTATGTCATTTGATCCTTTGAACCATGCCATGAGGTAGGTAGGGCAGAAGGtatcccattttgtagatgaagaaactgaggctcagaggagttACTTACCCATTTACATGGTTAGAAGTGTTATGCTTGAACAATGGACATAAAATGTCTGGGGTGTGGAGGAGAGTGGAAGTGGGAGAGGGTCTGGCAGGGGAGGGGTTGCTTAGCGAGGACTCACCCTGAATGGGAATTTATGTTTAATAAGACTAAAGGTAGGCTGGGGCAGATGTTAGAGCCTTGAATCCCAAAGTGAATCACTTGTCTATTAGATACACCCCCAGAAGGTTCTGAATAGGGCTGTGACAAGACCAGAAAAATACTGGGATCTTTAGAAGGCTTTATTCAGAGGGTATGAGAGAGCAAAATCAGAAAGCTTCCAGTTTAAATGATGCACTAAACAAAAATTTAGAGAAAATACCCCAAAATGTAAACAGTGACTGCCTATGGGTAAGGTTTTTTCCCTTCCACTTGCTGTATTCTCCAAATTTTTACCTTTTATACTTGGGAAGAAAATAAACattctaaaaagaagaaagctcTGTGCTTATTCCTCTTGACGGGGGGTGATACAGGCCAGGAAACCATACCTGGCCCTTTCAAAGCCTCAGATAAGAGCTCCTAAGGTTTGAATTAAAGCAGTGATAGCTGAGTTAGAGAGGTAAGGAAAGAATTAAAAACCTGTTCTGAGGAGAGTAGAGAGGAGAAACAATGACAGCCCCACTGTGAGCTAAGGTGACAGGAAAGATGAAGGGACACTAAATTGTAGAGAAGTCAATAGGAGGAGAGGTTTGGAAGAGGAAGTGTTGGGTCTTCAGGCCATTTAGTGGGAGGTAACAGCTGGGTGTCCGGAGAGAGTAAGTGTAGCCCATGAAGCACCACCCACCTACCTCCTAACCCTCACACTGCCTCCTGCTCCTCAGGTACTTTCAGTGGTGGTACCAGAAGACCCGAGTGGAGAAGAAGACACCTTTCATTGACATGTTGAATTCCGTGCCCTTGAGACAGATCTATGGTGAGTCTCACCCAGCTCTGCCCTGCTCAGAGAGGGCTCACCCTCCAGGTCTGCCTCAAAGTTAGGGAAAGGGCTCCAGGTTATGCAAGTTGCACTGCCCCATCCCCTAGGTTTTTAAGAGGAACCCATCCTTATAGTACGGAAAGTAAGAAATaggctcattttctttttctcatccacccactgaccattctgattcTCTCTCTAGGTTGTCCCTTGGGTGGCATCGGGGGAGGTACTATCACCCGTGGCTGGAGAGGCCAGTTCTGTCGTTGGCAGCTCAACCCTGGAATGTACCAGCATCAGACAGTCATTGCTGACCAAGTAAGAGCCAGGAGCGGAGGAAAGGCCCAGGATAGTACCTCCCCAGGCCAGGAAGAACCTCTTGGCTAGTGTAGGATGTGGCAGTTAAATGTGTATGTGATTCAGTAAGTACTTTCATGATGCTTTCCGTGTGCCAAGCCCTGTACTATACTAGGAAATACTGTAGGAATAAGACCCAGGGCAAACAGTCCTTGAAAGAGCAAAACAGCCATGGCACCCATGCCCTCCATTTCTCTAGTAAATGCCTCCTGCCTCCTTTGCTGCCCCACCTCTACCAGCTGAACCAGTACCCAGCCACAGAAAGTACACAGACTTCCTAGATCACTTAACCTGGATGAAAGAACATTAGTAGGACCTTAAAGGGAAACAAAACCCAAAGTTCTACAAATgcatggaaaattaaaaaaagattccTAGAGCACCTACTACCCTTCCTGATTTGCCGTCTTTCAGCTAAAGGTCAGCTTCTCTGCTGGTGATTACTCCTCTGGGGTCTCTCTGGCTTAGGGCCTAGAAAGCCATCCTCTCCTAGACTTCAATCTttagcttgcttcccttttctgaaGCTTCTCTTCTTTATCCTCTGCTCCCTCATCACATCTGGGCCAGAGCACGTGGCGTTATCTTTCATCATATTTTTCTAGCGACCTCCCTTTCTGAGCTGCCCACCAAGTTCTTCTTTACTGTCGGAGGGCTTTCTCCAGCTTTCGGCTCATCTTCAAAGGAGAAATGACTAGCAGGCCTTGAATCCAATGAATGACAGTGCCCTTCCCAGTTCAGGTTTACCAGTCCTGCCTCATGCCCTAGGCTTCCTCTCTGGCTCGCCCCTCATGTATCCCAAAGGGAATGCCCTCAGGAATTGTGACTTTACAGTTAAAGTAATAATGGTAGTTACCATTTATTGCATGCTTAACAT
This DNA window, taken from Loxodonta africana isolate mLoxAfr1 chromosome 9, mLoxAfr1.hap2, whole genome shotgun sequence, encodes the following:
- the MSMP gene encoding prostate-associated microseminoprotein, with translation MRKEPKGERKKRKERNKEKPRRQKPQRVQEGCAEGMTLRMLWAGRAKGTLGSQGIICLVMSLLFQYPGVHSKCYFQAQAPCHYEGKYFTLGESWLRKDCFHCTCLHPVGVGCCDTSQHPIDFPAGCEVRQEAGTCQFSLVQKSDPRLPCKGGGPNLEWGSANTPDPGAPAPHSS
- the RGP1 gene encoding RAB6A-GEF complex partner protein 2, giving the protein MIEVVAELSRGPVFLAGEALECVVTVTNPLPPTATSASSEALAWASAQIHCQFHASESRVELPPPDSSQPDVQPESQTVFLPHRGERGQCILSTPPKILFCDLRLEPGESKSYSYSEVLPIEGPPSFRGQSVKYVYKLTIGCQRVNSPITLLRVPLRVLVLTGLQDVRFPQDEAVAPSSPFLEEDEGGKKDSWLAELVGERLMAATSCRSLHLYNISDGRGKVGTFGIFKSVYRLGEDVVGTLNLGEGTVACLQFSVSLQTEERVQPEYQRRRGTGGAPSVSHVTHARHQESCLHTTRTSFSLPIPLSSTPGFCTAIVSLKWRLHFEFVTSREPGLVLLPPMEQPEPATWTGPEQVPVDTFSWDLPIKVLPTSPTLASYAAPGPSTSTITI